Proteins from a single region of Streptomyces sp. HUAS 15-9:
- a CDS encoding arginine repressor, with amino-acid sequence MSQAQDHEQTAGPAVPQTRTARHRRIVDILNRQPVRSQSQLAKLLADDGLSVTQATLSRDLDELNAVKIRNTDGELIYAVPSEGGFRTPRAPLGESAKEERMRRLSQELLISAEASANLVVLRTPPGAAQFLASAIDQAELHDILGTIAGDDTLLLISRDPSGGQALAEHLLRLAQNGH; translated from the coding sequence ATGAGCCAGGCGCAGGACCATGAGCAGACCGCGGGGCCCGCAGTGCCGCAGACCCGCACCGCACGCCACCGCCGGATCGTGGACATCCTCAACCGGCAACCGGTGCGCTCACAGAGCCAGTTGGCGAAGCTCCTCGCCGACGACGGGCTGAGCGTCACCCAGGCGACGCTGTCCCGGGATCTGGACGAGCTGAACGCGGTGAAGATCCGCAACACCGACGGCGAGCTGATCTACGCGGTGCCGAGCGAGGGCGGCTTCCGCACGCCGCGTGCCCCGCTGGGGGAGTCGGCGAAGGAGGAGCGGATGCGGCGGCTCTCCCAGGAGCTGCTGATCTCCGCGGAGGCCTCCGCCAATCTCGTGGTCCTGCGGACCCCTCCGGGGGCTGCGCAGTTCCTGGCCTCCGCCATCGACCAGGCCGAGCTGCACGACATCCTGGGGACGATCGCCGGTGACGATACGTTGCTGCTGATCAGCCGGGATCCGTCCGGGGGACAGGCGCTGGCGGAACATTTGCTGCGGTTGGCTCAGAACGGCCATTGA
- a CDS encoding GNAT family N-acetyltransferase, with protein sequence MSDAPDLPEGYEFSADTDRVDVDRVHRWLSTDAYWAVGRSREKQDHAMAASLNFGVYETASGEQVAYARVVTDRALFGWLADVYVDPSVRGKGIGTALVGGIREHLRSYGLRRVLLATHDAHGVYEKLGFAPLERPDHWMALYFETSGDAK encoded by the coding sequence ATGAGCGATGCACCTGACCTGCCCGAGGGCTATGAGTTCTCCGCGGACACCGATCGCGTCGACGTCGACCGCGTCCACCGCTGGCTGTCGACCGACGCCTACTGGGCGGTCGGGCGCTCGCGGGAGAAGCAGGACCATGCGATGGCGGCGTCGTTGAACTTCGGGGTGTACGAGACGGCCTCGGGGGAGCAGGTGGCGTACGCGCGCGTGGTGACCGACCGGGCGCTGTTCGGCTGGCTGGCCGATGTCTACGTCGACCCGTCAGTGCGGGGGAAGGGCATCGGCACGGCACTGGTCGGGGGAATCCGCGAACACCTGCGGTCGTACGGACTGCGGCGCGTCCTGCTCGCGACCCACGACGCGCACGGCGTGTACGAGAAGCTCGGCTTCGCCCCGCTCGAACGGCCGGACCACTGGATGGCGCTGTACTTCGAGACATCCGGCGACGCGAAATAA
- the argC gene encoding N-acetyl-gamma-glutamyl-phosphate reductase, with translation MAVRAAVAGASGYAGGEVLRLLLAHPEVEIGALTGNSNAGQRLGTLQPHLLPLADRVLAETTPEALAGHDVVFLALPHGQSAAVAEQLGPDVIVIDMGADFRLKDGADWERFYGSPHAGTWPYGLPELPGGRAALEGSKRIAVPGCYPTAVSLALFPAYTAGLAEPEAVVVAASGTSGAGRAPKPHLLGSEVMGSMSPYGVGGGHRHTPEMIQNLSAAAGEKVSVSFTPTLAPMSRGILATCSAKARAGVTAEAVRAAYEKAFADEPFVHLLPEGQWPATASVHGSNAVQVQVAHDEAAGRIIAISAIDNLTKGTAGGAVQSLNIALGLDETTGLSTIGVAP, from the coding sequence ATGGCGGTACGAGCGGCGGTGGCCGGAGCGAGCGGGTACGCGGGCGGAGAGGTCCTGCGGCTGCTCCTCGCGCACCCCGAGGTCGAGATCGGAGCCCTGACCGGCAACTCCAACGCGGGTCAGCGGCTCGGCACCCTGCAGCCGCACCTGCTTCCGCTGGCCGACCGCGTACTGGCGGAGACCACCCCCGAAGCCCTCGCCGGGCACGACGTCGTCTTCCTCGCCCTGCCCCACGGACAGTCCGCCGCCGTCGCCGAGCAGCTCGGCCCGGACGTGATCGTCATCGACATGGGCGCCGACTTCCGACTCAAGGACGGCGCCGACTGGGAGCGGTTCTACGGCTCCCCGCACGCCGGGACCTGGCCGTACGGCCTCCCCGAACTTCCGGGCGGCCGCGCTGCGCTGGAGGGGTCCAAGCGCATCGCGGTGCCCGGTTGCTATCCCACCGCCGTCTCTCTCGCCCTCTTCCCGGCCTATACGGCGGGGCTCGCCGAGCCCGAGGCCGTGGTGGTCGCCGCCTCCGGCACCTCCGGCGCGGGCAGGGCGCCCAAGCCGCACCTGCTGGGCAGCGAGGTCATGGGCTCGATGTCGCCGTACGGCGTCGGCGGAGGGCACCGGCACACCCCCGAGATGATCCAGAACCTGAGCGCGGCCGCCGGGGAGAAGGTCTCCGTCTCCTTCACCCCCACCCTCGCGCCGATGTCCCGGGGCATCCTCGCCACGTGCAGCGCGAAGGCACGCGCCGGTGTCACCGCCGAGGCGGTCCGCGCCGCCTACGAGAAGGCCTTCGCCGACGAGCCCTTCGTCCACCTCCTGCCCGAGGGCCAGTGGCCCGCCACGGCGTCCGTCCACGGTTCCAACGCCGTTCAGGTGCAGGTCGCACACGACGAGGCCGCGGGCCGCATCATCGCGATCAGTGCCATCGACAACCTGACCAAGGGCACCGCCGGCGGTGCCGTCCAGAGCTTGAACATCGCCCTCGGACTCGACGAGACCACCGGGCTTTCCACGATCGGAGTCGCGCCTTGA
- a CDS encoding histidine phosphatase family protein: MQPRVTFVAAARSSPLLAERFQDDRPLDLAGWAEVQYAAAGLLPLAAADLRYCSPTPRSRATGDALGYHPLVQLALRDCDMGRWRGFTLAEAMAREPQAVDAWLADPRATPHGGESLLAFISRVGGWLETRPADDGGRIVAVAEPSVIRAALVYVLKAPPASYWNIDVRPLSTTTVMGRAGRWNLRFDGGVTQPMRA, translated from the coding sequence ATGCAACCTCGGGTCACGTTCGTCGCCGCCGCGCGCAGCTCCCCGCTGCTCGCGGAGCGCTTTCAGGACGACCGCCCGCTGGACCTGGCGGGCTGGGCCGAGGTGCAGTACGCCGCGGCGGGGCTGCTGCCCCTGGCCGCGGCCGACCTGCGCTACTGTTCGCCGACCCCGCGCAGCCGTGCGACGGGTGACGCCCTGGGCTACCACCCTCTGGTGCAGCTCGCCCTGCGGGACTGTGACATGGGCCGCTGGCGCGGGTTCACGCTCGCCGAGGCGATGGCCCGCGAGCCGCAGGCGGTGGACGCCTGGCTCGCCGACCCGCGCGCCACACCGCACGGCGGTGAGTCCCTGCTGGCGTTCATCTCCCGGGTCGGCGGCTGGCTGGAGACCCGACCCGCCGACGACGGCGGCCGTATCGTCGCCGTCGCCGAGCCCTCCGTGATCCGCGCCGCCCTCGTGTACGTCCTGAAGGCACCGCCCGCGAGCTACTGGAACATCGACGTCCGCCCCCTGTCGACGACCACCGTCATGGGGCGCGCGGGCCGCTGGAACCTCCGCTTCGACGGCGGGGTCACTCAGCCCATGCGCGCGTAG
- a CDS encoding acetylornithine transaminase: protein MSNQELTARWQGALMNNYGTPRLPLVRGAGAKLWDADGKEYLDFVGGIAVNALGHAHPAVVEAVSRQIASLGHVSNLFIAEPPVALAERLLEHFDRDGKVFFCNSGAEANEAAFKIGRLTGRTHMVATQGGFHGRTMGALALTGQPGKQEPFLPLPGDVTHVPYGDAQALAAAVTEETALVVIEPIQGENGVVVPPAGYLKAARAITAATGSLLVLDEVQTGIGRTGNWFEYQAHEGVLPDIVTLAKGLGGGLPLGATVAFGRAAELLRPGHHGTTFGGNPVACAAGLAVLDTIANEGLLENAKRQGEKLRNGIESLGNPLIDHVRGAGLLLGIVLTEPLAPQVQQAAQEAGFLVNAPAPDVVRMMPPLNLADDETDAVLQALPGILEAANGDGRAGE from the coding sequence ATGAGCAACCAGGAACTGACCGCGCGGTGGCAGGGCGCGCTCATGAACAACTACGGCACTCCCCGGCTGCCTCTCGTGCGCGGCGCGGGCGCGAAGCTGTGGGACGCCGACGGCAAGGAGTACCTCGACTTCGTCGGCGGCATCGCGGTCAACGCGCTCGGCCACGCCCACCCGGCCGTCGTCGAGGCCGTCAGCAGGCAGATCGCCTCCCTGGGCCATGTCTCCAACCTCTTCATCGCGGAACCGCCCGTCGCCCTGGCGGAACGCCTCCTCGAGCACTTCGACCGCGACGGCAAGGTCTTCTTCTGCAACTCCGGCGCCGAGGCCAACGAAGCTGCCTTCAAGATCGGCCGGCTGACCGGGCGCACCCATATGGTCGCGACCCAGGGCGGCTTCCACGGCCGTACGATGGGCGCCCTCGCGCTCACCGGCCAGCCCGGAAAACAGGAGCCGTTCCTGCCGCTGCCCGGGGACGTCACCCACGTCCCCTACGGCGACGCGCAGGCGCTGGCGGCCGCGGTGACCGAGGAGACCGCCCTCGTCGTCATCGAACCCATCCAGGGCGAGAACGGCGTCGTGGTGCCCCCGGCCGGCTATCTCAAGGCGGCCCGCGCCATCACGGCGGCCACCGGGTCCCTGCTCGTCCTCGACGAGGTGCAGACCGGCATCGGGCGGACCGGCAACTGGTTCGAGTACCAGGCGCACGAGGGCGTCCTGCCCGACATCGTGACCCTGGCCAAGGGCCTGGGCGGCGGGCTGCCGCTCGGCGCCACCGTCGCCTTCGGCCGCGCCGCCGAACTGCTCCGGCCGGGCCACCACGGCACGACCTTCGGCGGCAACCCGGTCGCCTGCGCCGCCGGACTCGCCGTCCTCGACACCATCGCGAACGAGGGACTGCTCGAGAACGCCAAGCGGCAGGGCGAGAAGCTGCGGAACGGAATCGAGTCACTCGGCAACCCGTTGATCGACCATGTCCGGGGCGCGGGCCTCCTGCTGGGTATCGTGCTCACCGAGCCACTCGCGCCGCAGGTGCAGCAGGCGGCTCAGGAGGCCGGATTCCTGGTGAACGCGCCCGCCCCCGACGTCGTACGGATGATGCCACCGCTGAATCTCGCCGACGACGAGACGGACGCCGTTCTCCAGGCGCTGCCCGGCATCCTCGAAGCAGCGAACGGGGACGGACGAGCCGGGGAATGA
- a CDS encoding DUF6461 domain-containing protein gives MDAVDVDAIGVRGELIALGQVRCIAHAGDPRNWAGSASNGFRSTATDDTWLDERYDGLLEAYCSTLVRGIAPERLLRDLGAEPTMRVTGVEAPAEPS, from the coding sequence GTGGACGCGGTCGACGTCGACGCGATCGGTGTCCGCGGAGAACTCATAGCCCTCGGGCAGGTCAGGTGCATCGCTCATGCGGGGGATCCTCGCAACTGGGCCGGGTCGGCGTCGAACGGATTCCGCTCGACCGCCACCGACGACACCTGGCTCGACGAGCGATACGACGGGCTGCTGGAGGCGTACTGCAGCACGCTCGTCAGGGGGATCGCGCCCGAGCGGTTGCTCCGGGACCTGGGAGCCGAGCCGACCATGCGCGTCACCGGCGTCGAGGCGCCGGCGGAGCCGTCGTAG
- a CDS encoding DMT family transporter, which produces MRAQSSATAPSPIAVTVHRERSGPGTVQAALGVTAFSLTFPATAWGLEGFGPWSLVSVRSVLAAVIAGSCLLALRVTLPERRHWAGLAVVAAGVVFGFPLLTTLALETSTTSHAAVVVGLLPLTTALCSALRMGTRPSRTFWTAALAGAAAVLAFTVQQSGGALTAADGYLFAALLVCAAGYTEGGRLARVMPGWQVIGWALVLCLPVSAGAAALALSYEPVRLTAHGVAGLLWVAVGSQFLGLVVWYRGMAAIGIPRASQLQLAQPLLTLVWSVLLLGEHLTAAAPLTAAAVLVCIAVTQRSRS; this is translated from the coding sequence ATGAGAGCACAGAGTAGCGCTACCGCACCGAGTCCGATAGCGGTCACCGTCCACCGGGAACGCTCCGGACCGGGCACCGTCCAGGCGGCCCTGGGCGTCACCGCCTTCTCCCTCACCTTTCCCGCCACCGCATGGGGTCTGGAGGGCTTCGGCCCCTGGTCGCTGGTGTCGGTGCGCAGCGTCCTCGCGGCGGTGATCGCGGGCTCCTGTCTGCTGGCGCTGCGTGTCACGCTGCCCGAGCGCCGGCACTGGGCGGGGCTGGCCGTGGTGGCGGCCGGAGTGGTGTTCGGCTTCCCGCTGCTGACCACGCTCGCCCTGGAGACCTCCACCACCTCGCACGCCGCCGTCGTCGTGGGCCTGCTGCCGCTCACCACGGCGCTCTGCTCCGCCCTGCGGATGGGCACCCGGCCCTCCCGCACCTTCTGGACGGCGGCCCTCGCGGGCGCGGCCGCCGTTCTCGCCTTCACCGTCCAGCAGAGCGGCGGCGCGCTGACGGCCGCCGACGGCTACTTGTTCGCGGCGCTGCTGGTGTGCGCGGCGGGCTACACCGAGGGCGGGCGGCTGGCCCGGGTCATGCCGGGCTGGCAGGTCATCGGCTGGGCACTGGTGCTGTGTCTGCCGGTCTCCGCCGGGGCGGCGGCGCTGGCGCTGTCGTACGAGCCGGTGCGGCTGACCGCGCACGGTGTGGCCGGACTGCTGTGGGTGGCCGTGGGCTCACAGTTCCTCGGTCTCGTCGTCTGGTACCGGGGCATGGCTGCCATCGGCATTCCGAGGGCCAGCCAGTTGCAGTTGGCTCAGCCGCTGCTCACACTGGTGTGGTCGGTGCTGCTGCTGGGCGAGCACCTCACGGCGGCAGCTCCGCTGACCGCCGCCGCAGTGCTCGTGTGCATCGCCGTCACTCAACGATCGCGTTCGTGA
- a CDS encoding DUF6314 family protein has translation MDSFWPVPDVLAHLAGRWRVERTVRDLASGDEGRFEGTTVFRPLEGGGLLHEESGLFTWQGVTRPAERTLRFLPGKAPGTADVRFADGRPFHDLDLTTGRHITDHPCSADLYRGEFTVRDADHWRTVWHVAGPTKDLVLTTDYARVG, from the coding sequence GTGGACAGCTTCTGGCCCGTACCGGACGTGCTGGCCCATCTCGCCGGACGCTGGCGGGTGGAGCGGACCGTGCGGGACCTGGCGAGCGGCGACGAGGGGCGGTTCGAGGGCACCACCGTCTTCCGTCCGCTGGAGGGCGGCGGACTGCTGCACGAGGAGTCCGGCCTGTTCACCTGGCAGGGCGTGACCCGTCCCGCCGAGCGGACCCTGCGCTTCCTGCCCGGAAAGGCGCCGGGCACCGCGGACGTCCGCTTCGCCGACGGCCGACCATTCCACGACCTGGACCTGACCACCGGCCGGCACATCACCGACCACCCCTGCTCCGCGGACCTCTACCGGGGCGAGTTCACGGTCCGGGACGCGGACCACTGGCGGACGGTGTGGCACGTCGCCGGCCCCACGAAGGACCTCGTGCTGACGACCGACTACGCGCGCGTGGGCTGA
- the argJ gene encoding bifunctional glutamate N-acetyltransferase/amino-acid acetyltransferase ArgJ yields MSVTAAKGFTAAGIAAGIKENGNPDLALVVNNGPRRAAAGVFTSNRVKAAPVLWSEQVLRSGQVSAVVLNSGGANACTGPKGFQDTHATAEKAAEVLGRGPIEVAVCSTGLIGVLLPMDKLLPGVETAAAALSEHGGEKAAIAIKTTDTVHKTSVVTRDGWTVGGMAKGAGMLAPGLATMLVVLTTDADLDVEILDKALRAATKVTFDRVDSDGCMSTNDTVLLLASGAAGVTPGYEEFAQAVRDVCDDLGQQLIRDAEGASKDIKVEVINAATEDDAVEVGRSIARNNLLKCAIHGEDPNWGRVLSAIGTTRAAFEPDQLNVAINGVWVCKNGGVGEDRELVDMRYREVHIVADLAAGTETATIWTNDLTADYVHENSAYSS; encoded by the coding sequence TTGAGCGTCACGGCAGCCAAGGGATTCACGGCGGCGGGCATCGCCGCCGGGATCAAGGAGAACGGCAACCCCGACCTGGCCCTCGTGGTCAACAACGGGCCCCGCCGCGCCGCCGCCGGCGTCTTCACCTCCAACCGTGTGAAGGCCGCGCCGGTGCTGTGGTCCGAGCAGGTGCTGAGGAGCGGCCAGGTCTCCGCCGTCGTCCTCAACTCCGGCGGCGCCAACGCCTGTACGGGGCCCAAGGGCTTCCAGGACACCCATGCGACCGCCGAGAAGGCCGCCGAGGTGCTGGGGCGCGGCCCCATCGAGGTCGCCGTCTGCTCCACCGGCCTCATCGGCGTCCTGCTCCCGATGGACAAACTGCTCCCGGGCGTCGAGACGGCCGCGGCGGCCCTGAGCGAGCACGGCGGCGAGAAGGCCGCCATCGCCATCAAGACCACCGACACCGTCCACAAGACCTCCGTCGTGACCAGGGACGGCTGGACCGTCGGCGGCATGGCCAAGGGCGCGGGCATGCTCGCGCCGGGCCTCGCCACCATGCTGGTCGTCCTCACCACCGACGCCGACCTCGACGTCGAGATCCTGGACAAGGCGCTGCGCGCCGCCACCAAGGTCACCTTCGACCGCGTCGACTCCGACGGCTGCATGTCCACCAACGACACCGTGCTGCTGCTCGCCTCGGGCGCGGCCGGGGTCACCCCCGGCTACGAGGAGTTCGCGCAGGCCGTACGGGACGTGTGCGACGACCTCGGCCAACAGCTCATCCGGGACGCCGAGGGCGCCAGCAAGGACATCAAGGTCGAGGTGATCAACGCCGCGACCGAGGACGACGCCGTCGAGGTGGGCCGCTCCATCGCCCGCAACAACCTCCTCAAGTGCGCCATCCACGGCGAGGACCCCAACTGGGGCCGCGTGCTGTCCGCCATCGGCACCACGCGGGCCGCTTTCGAGCCGGACCAGCTCAATGTCGCCATCAACGGCGTGTGGGTGTGCAAGAACGGCGGCGTCGGCGAGGACCGCGAGCTGGTCGACATGCGCTACCGCGAGGTGCACATCGTCGCGGACCTGGCCGCCGGCACCGAGACCGCCACCATCTGGACCAACGACCTGACCGCCGACTACGTCCACGAGAACAGCGCCTATTCGTCATGA
- a CDS encoding glutathione-independent formaldehyde dehydrogenase, protein MKAVVYEEPFHVAVRDVDDPRIQHPNDVLVRVTSTAICGSDLHMYEGRTAAEPGIVFGHENLGVIEEVGSGVMSLSQGDRVVMPFNVACGFCKNCLAGKTGFCLTVNPGFAGGAYGYVAMGPYKGGQAELLRVPFADFNCLKLPPGEQFETDFILLADIFPTGYHGCELAKVIPGESVAVYGAGPVGLMAAYSALLRGASKVFSVDRVPERLAKAAEIGAIPIDFTKGDPAEQIKEQTGGEGTDKGVDAVGYQAQAHDASHEEPAIVLNELVMTVRPTGMLGVPGLYVPADPGGPDENARHGQLLVSIGKMFEKGQQMGTGQCNVKQYNRQLRDLIIAERAKPSFVVSHELPLDQAPEAYEKFDKRIEGYTKVVLHPEHALAA, encoded by the coding sequence GTGAAAGCGGTCGTATACGAGGAGCCTTTCCACGTGGCCGTACGGGACGTGGACGATCCACGGATCCAGCACCCCAACGACGTGCTCGTACGCGTCACGTCCACCGCGATCTGCGGCTCGGATCTGCACATGTACGAGGGCCGCACGGCGGCCGAGCCTGGCATAGTCTTCGGACACGAGAACCTCGGCGTGATCGAGGAAGTCGGTAGCGGCGTGATGTCCCTGTCCCAGGGAGACCGCGTCGTCATGCCCTTCAACGTCGCGTGCGGATTCTGCAAGAACTGCCTCGCCGGGAAGACCGGGTTCTGCCTGACGGTCAATCCGGGCTTCGCGGGCGGGGCGTACGGATACGTGGCGATGGGACCGTACAAGGGCGGCCAGGCAGAGCTGCTGCGCGTGCCCTTCGCCGACTTCAACTGCCTGAAGCTGCCGCCGGGTGAACAGTTCGAGACGGACTTCATCCTGCTCGCCGACATCTTCCCGACCGGCTACCACGGATGCGAACTCGCCAAGGTCATACCCGGCGAGAGCGTGGCCGTGTACGGCGCCGGGCCCGTGGGACTGATGGCCGCCTACTCCGCGCTGCTGCGCGGTGCGTCCAAGGTGTTCTCCGTCGACCGGGTGCCGGAGCGTCTCGCCAAGGCGGCGGAGATCGGGGCCATCCCCATCGACTTCACCAAGGGCGACCCGGCCGAGCAGATCAAGGAACAGACGGGAGGAGAGGGCACCGACAAGGGCGTGGACGCCGTCGGGTACCAGGCCCAGGCGCACGACGCCAGCCACGAGGAACCCGCCATCGTCCTCAACGAGCTCGTCATGACGGTCCGGCCCACCGGGATGCTCGGCGTACCGGGCCTGTACGTTCCGGCCGACCCGGGCGGACCCGACGAGAACGCCAGGCACGGCCAGCTCCTGGTCTCGATCGGCAAGATGTTCGAGAAGGGCCAGCAGATGGGCACGGGCCAGTGCAACGTCAAGCAGTACAACCGCCAGCTGCGCGACCTGATCATCGCCGAGCGCGCCAAGCCCAGTTTCGTGGTCTCCCATGAACTGCCGCTGGACCAGGCGCCGGAGGCGTACGAGAAGTTCGACAAGCGGATCGAGGGCTACACCAAGGTCGTGCTGCACCCCGAGCACGCACTCGCGGCGTAG
- a CDS encoding DUF1918 domain-containing protein gives MRATVGDQLVQHGRVVGQHDQVTEVVEVLGTEGNPPYRVRFPDGHEAVMSPGPDCEVRHQRQEHQAH, from the coding sequence ATGCGCGCAACCGTGGGCGACCAGCTTGTCCAGCACGGCAGGGTGGTCGGCCAGCATGACCAGGTCACCGAAGTCGTCGAAGTGCTGGGCACGGAGGGCAACCCGCCCTACCGCGTCCGCTTCCCGGACGGACACGAGGCCGTCATGTCCCCCGGCCCCGACTGCGAGGTCCGTCACCAGCGACAGGAACACCAGGCTCACTAG
- a CDS encoding carboxymuconolactone decarboxylase family protein, translating into MSESTTREERFARGLKVLEDVDGEAGRRVIDSLADISPELGHQIVSWGFGEIYARPELAPRDRQLVTLGMLTALGGCEPQLEVHINAALNVGLTPEQIVEALLHSAGYCGFPKALNATFVAKKVLAERGLLPLGQQPADDSPVTSA; encoded by the coding sequence ATGAGCGAGAGCACCACCCGTGAAGAGCGCTTCGCCCGCGGTCTGAAGGTACTGGAGGACGTCGACGGCGAGGCCGGCCGACGGGTCATCGACTCGCTGGCCGACATCAGTCCCGAACTCGGCCACCAGATAGTCTCCTGGGGCTTCGGGGAGATCTACGCCCGGCCCGAACTGGCTCCCCGGGACCGTCAGTTGGTGACGCTGGGCATGCTGACCGCGCTCGGCGGCTGTGAGCCTCAGCTGGAGGTGCACATCAACGCGGCCCTGAACGTGGGCCTCACGCCCGAGCAGATCGTCGAGGCACTGTTGCACTCCGCCGGGTACTGCGGCTTCCCGAAGGCACTCAACGCCACGTTCGTCGCGAAGAAGGTCCTCGCCGAGCGCGGGCTGCTGCCGCTGGGACAGCAGCCCGCGGACGACTCCCCGGTTACCTCTGCCTGA
- a CDS encoding FAD:protein FMN transferase, whose product MGTVFSFDVRGGQPHAVQAALDEAVAQLHRVDEVFSTYREDSQVSRLARGELTVAACDPEVAQVLELGAEAERLSDGWFSMRYRGRFDPTGIVKGWAAERCARLIAETAGVSGVSVNGGGDVQMLGAPEPHRPWRVGVSDPLRPGGLAAVISSTGVSELAVATSGTAERGAHIVDPRTGKSAVTDLVAVTVVGPRLTWVDCWATAAFAMGAREGLAWLESLPDVEALLITAGDEVRCTGGLATRLG is encoded by the coding sequence ATGGGGACCGTCTTCTCCTTCGACGTCCGCGGCGGGCAACCGCATGCCGTACAGGCGGCCCTCGACGAGGCGGTCGCCCAGCTGCACCGGGTCGACGAGGTGTTCAGCACCTACCGCGAGGACAGTCAGGTGTCCCGGCTGGCCCGCGGCGAGCTGACCGTGGCCGCCTGCGATCCCGAGGTCGCTCAGGTGCTGGAGCTGGGTGCCGAGGCGGAGCGGCTGAGCGACGGCTGGTTCAGCATGCGCTACCGGGGCCGGTTCGATCCGACCGGGATCGTCAAGGGCTGGGCCGCGGAGCGCTGCGCACGGCTGATCGCGGAAACGGCCGGGGTGAGCGGCGTGAGCGTGAACGGCGGCGGGGACGTCCAGATGCTCGGCGCGCCGGAGCCGCACCGGCCGTGGCGGGTGGGGGTGTCGGATCCGCTGCGGCCAGGCGGGCTGGCGGCGGTGATCTCTTCCACCGGGGTGTCGGAGCTGGCGGTCGCCACGTCCGGTACGGCGGAACGCGGCGCGCACATCGTGGACCCGCGGACGGGCAAGTCGGCGGTCACGGACCTGGTCGCGGTCACCGTCGTGGGCCCTCGGCTGACGTGGGTGGACTGCTGGGCCACGGCGGCGTTCGCGATGGGTGCACGGGAGGGCCTGGCATGGCTGGAGTCACTCCCCGACGTGGAGGCCCTCCTGATCACAGCGGGCGACGAGGTCCGCTGCACGGGGGGCTTGGCGACACGGCTGGGGTGA
- the argB gene encoding acetylglutamate kinase, translated as MSTTRKHTALPKAQTLIEALPWLVRHNGKTVVIKFGGNAMVDEELKAAFAQDVVFLHHAGLRPVVVHGGGPQISRALDRHGIVSEFKAGLRVTTEDAMDVVRMVLAGQVQRELVGLLNQHGPLAVGLTGEDAHTITATKHQPEIEGELVDIGRVGEITEIDTGAIEALLADGRIPVVSSIARSQDDGHVYNVNADTAAAALAAALGAETLMVLTDVEGLYEDWPDSDEVISRLTAAQLEKLLPELSSGMVPKMEGCLHAVRNGVNTARVIDGRVQHSILLEIFTDEGIGTMVVPDEKPDEQGES; from the coding sequence ATGAGCACCACGCGAAAGCACACCGCACTGCCCAAGGCGCAGACCCTCATCGAGGCGCTGCCCTGGCTGGTCCGGCACAACGGCAAGACCGTCGTGATCAAGTTCGGCGGCAACGCCATGGTCGACGAGGAGCTGAAGGCCGCGTTCGCGCAGGACGTGGTGTTCCTGCACCACGCCGGCCTCAGGCCGGTCGTCGTGCACGGCGGCGGCCCGCAGATCAGTCGGGCGCTCGACCGGCACGGCATCGTCAGCGAGTTCAAGGCGGGCCTGAGGGTCACCACCGAGGACGCCATGGACGTCGTACGGATGGTGCTGGCCGGGCAGGTGCAGCGCGAGCTGGTCGGGCTGCTCAACCAGCACGGCCCGCTGGCCGTCGGCCTCACCGGCGAGGACGCGCACACCATCACCGCCACCAAGCACCAGCCCGAGATCGAGGGCGAACTGGTCGACATCGGGCGGGTGGGCGAGATCACCGAGATCGACACGGGCGCGATCGAGGCCCTGCTCGCCGACGGCCGCATCCCGGTCGTCTCCTCCATCGCCCGCAGTCAGGACGACGGACATGTCTACAACGTCAATGCTGATACGGCGGCTGCGGCACTCGCTGCGGCACTGGGCGCCGAGACCCTCATGGTCCTCACCGACGTCGAGGGCCTCTACGAGGACTGGCCGGACTCCGACGAGGTGATCAGCCGCCTCACCGCCGCCCAGCTGGAGAAACTCCTGCCGGAGCTGTCCTCCGGCATGGTGCCGAAGATGGAGGGCTGTCTGCACGCCGTACGCAACGGCGTCAACACCGCCCGTGTCATCGACGGCCGGGTCCAGCACTCGATCCTGCTGGAGATCTTCACGGACGAAGGCATCGGCACGATGGTCGTGCCCGACGAGAAGCCGGACGAACAGGGGGAATCATGA